Proteins found in one Pseudomonadota bacterium genomic segment:
- a CDS encoding LD-carboxypeptidase yields RPLAPGDRIAVVAPSSPFESANLDRGLEWLRAQGYDAVVAQSAHQRHRYLAGTDAARATDLQRALVDPTIAAVICARGGYGSARLLSHLEASAIRPHCKLVCGFSDVTTLHLWLNQACGWVTFHGPMIATRFAGEGFDSDTATSLLAALRGETAAVHAPDARTAVPGRAHGRLVGGNLTLLCHSIGTAHEVDTDGALLLIEDVHESPYRIDRMLTHLRQAGKLVGVRGVIVGEMEDCAAPDDAGYTLDEVIADCLSGLSVPTVTHFPISHGAPNHTVALGIEYELDADAKRLLPLEPSHRSDG; encoded by the coding sequence GAGACCTCTTGCGCCAGGCGACCGCATCGCCGTGGTCGCCCCTTCGAGCCCCTTCGAATCCGCCAACCTCGACCGTGGCCTCGAATGGCTGCGCGCGCAAGGCTATGACGCCGTGGTGGCGCAGAGCGCCCACCAGCGACACCGCTACCTGGCAGGAACCGATGCGGCCCGCGCGACCGACCTGCAGCGCGCGCTCGTCGACCCCACCATCGCCGCCGTCATCTGCGCCCGCGGTGGTTATGGCTCGGCTCGGCTGCTCTCCCATCTCGAGGCTTCGGCCATTCGGCCGCACTGCAAGCTCGTCTGCGGCTTCTCCGATGTGACCACGCTCCATCTGTGGCTCAACCAGGCCTGCGGATGGGTGACCTTTCACGGCCCGATGATCGCCACGCGATTCGCGGGCGAGGGGTTCGACAGCGACACCGCCACCTCGCTGCTCGCCGCCCTGCGGGGCGAGACCGCCGCGGTGCACGCCCCAGACGCACGCACCGCGGTGCCTGGCCGCGCCCACGGGCGCCTCGTGGGGGGGAACCTGACCCTGCTCTGTCACAGCATCGGCACGGCGCACGAGGTCGATACCGACGGCGCCCTGCTGCTCATCGAGGACGTGCACGAGTCACCCTACCGAATCGACCGCATGCTCACCCATCTGCGCCAGGCCGGCAAGCTCGTGGGGGTGAGAGGCGTCATCGTGGGTGAGATGGAGGACTGCGCCGCGCCGGACGACGCCGGCTACACCCTCGACGAGGTCATCGCAGACTGCCTCTCCGGCTTGTCGGTTCCCACGGTGACGCACTTCCCCATCAGCCACGGCGCGCCCAACCACACCGTCGCCCTGGGCATCGAATACGAGCTCGACGCCGACGCGAAGCGCCTCTTGCCCTTGGAGCCCTCCCACCGATCTGACGGCTAG